In one Neorhizobium sp. NCHU2750 genomic region, the following are encoded:
- the repA gene encoding plasmid partitioning protein RepA, whose protein sequence is MNANSNPSVKMPVHFEDQILEQGDLISKKLHLLSVQAFPPNARKNLRAFTLAEVATYLNVSQSTLKKLHLDGKGPSPQTSSSGRRSYTAEQMLELRQYLDQNGRSESRMYVPHRRPGEKLQVIAVVNFKGGSGKTTSAAHLAQYLALTGLRVLAVDLDPQASLSSLYGFQPELDQVSSIYDAIRYDDAKKPLSEIIRPTNFPGLDIVPANLELQEYEYDTPLAMSNRSSNEGKTFFTRISRALQEVEDRYDVVVVDCPPQLGYLTITALTAATSVLITIHPQMLDVMSMGQFLLMLGGILKPIRAAGAEVNLEWYRYLITRYEPTDVPQSQMVGFMTTMFNEFMLKNQMLKSTAISDAGITKQSLYEVDKSSINRGTYERAIESMNSVNGEIAALIHASWGR, encoded by the coding sequence ATGAACGCTAATTCGAATCCTTCGGTCAAAATGCCGGTGCATTTTGAAGATCAGATCCTTGAACAGGGTGATCTGATATCGAAGAAGCTTCACCTTTTGAGCGTCCAGGCCTTTCCGCCAAATGCGCGCAAGAACTTGCGTGCCTTCACGCTAGCCGAGGTCGCAACGTACCTCAATGTGTCTCAAAGTACCCTCAAAAAACTACATCTGGATGGAAAGGGCCCGTCGCCGCAAACATCCTCGTCGGGTCGACGATCCTATACGGCAGAACAGATGCTCGAGCTTCGCCAGTATCTCGATCAAAACGGTCGATCGGAGAGCCGAATGTATGTGCCCCATCGTCGACCGGGAGAGAAACTGCAGGTCATAGCCGTTGTCAACTTCAAAGGCGGTTCGGGAAAAACGACAAGTGCTGCTCATTTGGCACAATATCTCGCTCTGACAGGGCTTCGGGTCCTTGCCGTTGACCTGGACCCGCAGGCATCCTTGTCATCTCTTTACGGCTTCCAGCCGGAACTCGATCAGGTTTCGTCGATTTACGATGCCATCCGTTATGACGATGCGAAAAAGCCACTTTCCGAAATCATTCGCCCAACCAACTTTCCCGGTCTCGATATCGTACCTGCTAATCTTGAATTGCAGGAATACGAGTACGATACGCCACTCGCCATGTCGAACCGCTCGTCGAACGAAGGAAAAACCTTTTTCACCCGCATTTCGCGTGCGTTGCAGGAGGTTGAGGATCGATACGACGTGGTCGTCGTAGACTGCCCACCCCAGCTTGGCTACCTGACCATCACTGCCTTGACCGCAGCCACAAGCGTCCTCATCACCATACATCCGCAGATGCTGGATGTGATGTCTATGGGGCAGTTTCTTCTGATGCTTGGCGGAATTTTGAAGCCCATCCGCGCCGCTGGCGCCGAAGTGAACCTCGAATGGTACCGCTATCTGATCACGCGATATGAGCCCACAGACGTTCCACAGTCCCAGATGGTGGGCTTTATGACGACCATGTTCAACGAATTCATGCTCAAGAACCAGATGCTCAAATCGACGGCGATCTCCGACGCCGGCATCACGAAACAGTCGCTTTACGAGGTCGATAAATCATCGATCAACCGTGGCACATATGAACGCGCGATCGAGTCGATGAATTCGGTCAACGGCGAAATCGCCGCACTCATCCATGCTTCATGGGGGAGATGA